In Syntrophorhabdaceae bacterium, the sequence GATCGCCCAGCACGACCATCCGTTCCTCACCGCCCTGACCATGATGTCGGAGATCATCGCCATCGAGGACTGGGTCCTGCCCTCCGGCACCGTCCCCGCGGCGAAGAACATGGAGGAATACCACAGGCGCCTCAAGGCGGCGGAGGCGAAACTCAAGGACCCCAACGAAGTCCTGGTCACCTGGGGCTATCATCAGGCGTTCCATGGCAAACTCACGCGTGCCGATCTTGATAAGATCAGCACCGCCCGCCCCATCATCGTCTGGCACCGCTCGTGCCACGAATTCATCGTCAATACCAGGGCGCTTGAGACGTACGGCGTGGATGCGGCCTTTATTGCCGGTATGACCACGAGCGCCCGGGCACAGTCGAATATCGACGAAGGTCACTTCTGGGAGCAGGGACTCTTTGGGGTTGCCCCCAGGCTCCTGCCCGCCGTTGCCACACCTGATCGATTCCGGCGGGGGCTGGAATTCATGGTGGCCTATTATCATGCCAACGGGGTGACTCTGGGCTGCGAACCCGGCGGTATTCTTTCGAAGAAGATCCAGGACGGTGTCAATGCCGTTCTCTCCGCCCCATCGAATCCCTTCCGCTTCTACTTTATTCCGGACGGGAAGTCCCTCATCGCGGCCTATCCCCGCGACACCATCGCGGAAACCGTGAAAGTGCTCAACTGGGGTGCGGGCATGACCGCCATGATGCCGAAGCAGATCAAGCTCTTCGCCGACGGCGCCATTTACTCGCTGGCCATGCAGGTCCGCGAGCCCTACCTCGACGGCCACGAAGGGGCGTGGCTGATGGATCCTGACGTGTTTGCCAGGGCATTCCGCCTTTACTGGGATGGCGGGTATCAGATCCACATCCATGTGAACGGTGACCGTGGCATCGACATGGTGCTCGACAACCTGGAGCTGAACATGCGCCGCAATCCCCGCCATGACCACCGGACCGTCGTCATCCATTTTGCCGTGTCAACCAGGGACCAGGTGGAGCGCATCAAGCGCCTCGGGGCCATTGTCAGCGGGAACCCGTATTACGTCACTGCGCTGGCGGACAAGTACAGCGAGTTCGGCCTTGGCCCCGAGCGCGCCGATCACATGGTGCGTATGGGCGACGTCGAGCGGGCGGGGATTTCCTTTTCCTACCACTCCGACATGCCAATGGCTCCGGGTCAGCCCCTGTTTCTCATGCATTGCGGCGTTAATCGCGTCACCATGTCCGGCCGCGTGGCGGGCAAGGACCAGCGCGTCAGCCGGCAAGGCGCACTCAAGGCCGTGACGCTCGACGCCGCCTATTCCCTCGGACTGGAACAGAAAGTGGGAAGCATTGTCCCCGGCAAACTGGCCAATTTCACCATTCTTGGGGACAATCCGGTCACATGCGATGCGGCCAGGATCAAGGACATCCCGGTGTGGGGTACCGTTCATGAAGGCCGCGTCCTGCCGGTGAAGCGCCCGGGCCAAACCCAGGCTAGTCTCGGACCGGCACGGGACAACGAATCGCTGGCCGCATCGCTCTCGGCTGCGCACGAGAACCATGGGGATCACACAGCCGGAGGTTGCGTATGCATCTTGAACCGACTCTTCGGTGCAGCGTTCGCCTCGACTTATAATGCGGTTTCGACTCGATAAAGATGACCATAGGGGAACTTTGGGGAGATATGCGATCAGGGCATGCAGGCGACATCGCAAGAAATTAAGAAACTCAAACAATTCAGTGTTTAATTGAAGAATAACTTAATTTCTCTTAATGTCCCCTGCCGCCAAAGTTCCCGCAATCAGGAGAGGTCGAAACGGTCAAGGTTCATTACCTTGTTCCATGCCGCTATAAAGTCCTGTACGAACTTCTCCTGTGCGTCATCGCATGCGTAAACTTCCGCCACGGCCCTGAGCTGGGAGTTCGAGCCGAAGATGAGGTCCACACGGGTGCCAGCCCACTTGAGCGCGCCAGATGCGCGATCACGACCTTCGAATACGTTGTCATCTTCCTCGGTTGTCTTCCACGTCGTGTCCATGTCAAGGAGATTCACGAAGAAATCGTTGGTCAGCGCCTCCGGGCGCGTGGTGAAGACGCCGTGCCTGGACCCTCCGAAGTTTGTGTTCAGAGCGCGCATGCCGCCTACGAGCACCGTCATTTCCGGTGCGGTCAGGGTCAGCAATTGCGCCCTGTCAACGAGCAGTTCCGCGGCCGATACGGCATAGCGGGTCTTCTGGTAGTTGCGGAAGCCGTCTGCCTTCGGCTCAAGCACGGCGAAAGAGGCCGCGTCGGTTTGCTCCTGCGAGGCGTCCATGCGTCCCGGTGTGAAGGGAACCGTCACCTCGTGACCGGCATTCTTCGCGGCCCGCTCGACACCCGCGCAGCCGGCCAGAATGATCAAATCGGCCAGCGATACTTTCTTGCCGTCATTCCGGGCGCTGTTGAACGCGGCCCGGATGCCCTCCAGGGTCCCCAGCACCTTCGCAAGCCGGGCTGGCTCATTGGCTTCCCAGTCCTTCTGCGGTGCCAGGCGAATGCGGGCACCGTTGGCACCGCCGCGCTTGTCGGAGCCACGAAAGGTGGACGCCGACGCCCAGGCCGTTGAAACCAACTCCGACACCGACAGACCGGATGCGAGGACCTTGTCCTTGAGGGATGCGATGTCCTGTTCATCGATCAATTTGTGGTCCACGGCAGGGATGGGGTCCTGCCAGATGAGTTCTTCCGCCGGAACCTCCGGGCCGAGATAGCGTGAGCGGGGACCCATGTCCCGGTGCGTCAGTTTGAACCAGGCGCGGGCGAAGGCGTCCGCGAGTTGATCCGGGTTCTCGTAGAAGCGGCGTGAGATCTTTTCGTAGACGGGGTCGAAGCGCAAGGAGAGGTCGGTGGTCAGCATGGTTGGCCCTATACGTTTTGAGGGATCGTGTGCGTGGGGCACGGTACCGGCGCCTGCACCGCCCTTCGGCGTCCACTGGTACGCACCGGCCGGGCTCTTCGTCAGTTCCCATTCGAAGCTGAAGAGGATCCGGAAGAAGTTGTTGCTCCACTTCGTCGGCGTGTTGGTCCAGGTAACCTCCAGGCCGCTCGTGATCGTGTCGCCACCTTTGCCCGTGCCAAAGCTGCTCTTCCAGCCCAGGCCCTGCTCCTCGATACCCGCTGCTTCCGGCTCCGGGCCCACCAGTGACGCATCACCGGCACCGTGGGTCTTGCCGAAGGTATGCCCGCCCGCAATGAGGGCCACCGTCTCCTCGTCGTTCATCGCCATGCGGGCGAAGGTCTCACGGATATCCCGCGCCGCGGCGATCGGGTCCGGGTTGCCGTTCGGGCCTTCCGGGTTCACATAGATCAGGCCCATCTGCACGGCAGCCAGCGGATTTTCGAGATCCCGATCACCGGCGTAGCGCTTGTCTCCAAGCCACTCGGTCTCGGAGCCCCAGTAAACATCTTTCTCCGGTTCCCAGATATCCTCGCGCCCCCCGGCGAAACCGAAGGTCTTGAAACCCATGGATTCCAGGGCGACGTTGCCGGCGAGGATCATCAGGTCTGCCCATGAAATTTTCCGGCCGTACTTCTGCTTGACCGGCCAGAGGAGCCTGCGCGCCTTGTCGAGATTGACATTGTCGGGCCAGCTATTAAGCGGTGGAAAGCGCTGGTTACCCCTGCCTGCGCCGCCGCGGCCGTCGCTTACGCGGTAGGTGCCGGCACTGTGCCATGCCATACGGATGAGCAAGGGTCCGTAGTGGCCAAAGTCCGCCGGCCACCAGTCCTGTGACCTCGTCATCAGTTCGCGGAGGTCCTTCTTGACGGCCTCCAGGTCGAGGCCCTTGAACTCGCTGGCGTAGTTGAAACCCTCACCCATCGGATTGGACCTGGAGGAATGCTGGTGCAGCATGTCCAGGTTCAACTGGTTCGGCCACCAATCCCGGTTCGTTCTGCCACCACCGGACATGTCTCTGGGAGGTGTTCCCGTTCTTTCCTCATCCATGATATTCGCTCCTTTCGTTGTGCCAATTGTCGAACAGCGCTGCTATGGATACTAATAGTGTTTCGCTGCCCATCTATCCGACACGGTTCTCAGCCAGAGCCGGTTGGGCAAGGCCGATCACCCCTTGCCCATTCCTCTTTTTTGACATTCTTCGCAGTAGCCGTAGTATTCCAGTCTTGTGTCCGTGACCGAGAAGCCCGTTCTCTTCTCCACCTCCGTGGGATCCGCCGGGGCAGACACCTCGTAATCGACTATCTTCCCGCAGCCATCGCATATCAGGTTGACGTGCTCCTCGGTGTTCGCCTCGCACCTGTTATCCGCGGTGTCAAACTGGAGCATCTTGATGATGCCGTGAGCGGAAAGCTGGTTGAGCGTGGCATACGTGGTCGAGAGGCTCAAACTCTTGTGCATCTTCTTTGCCTCCCGGTACACGGCCGCCGCTCTGGGGTGAAGGTTCCCCATTGCCGCCAACACCTCAATAATAGCCAGCCTCTGCGGAGTGATCTTCAGTCCCTTTTCCCTTAATTCTCTTAGCGCCGATTCTCTGGTCATGGCATCAATCAGGAACAATTCCTGATTAGGATATTATAGCGAGGATCCGAATATTGTCAAGGGAGCCCTGGTTTGTCACTAAAAGACCTGCCTTGGTCTCAATTGGAAGTACTCTATTTTTTTGTTCCGTCAATCCATGTAGCGCCCGCGAAGTCGGCATTACCCAGTTTGGACCGTGAGAGATTGGCACCAGTGAGGTTGGCCTCGCAGAGNNNNNNNNNNNNNNNNNNNNNNNNNNNNNNNNNNNNNNNNNNNNNNNNNNNNNNNNNNNNNNNNNNNNNNNNNNNNNNNNNNNNNNNNNNNNNNNNNNNNGTGAGGTTGGCCTCGCAGAGGTCGGCAAGGGTGAGGTCGGCCTCGAAGAGGTCTGCGCGGGCCAGGTACGCACGTGAGAGGTCTGCGCGGGCGAGGATAGCATCCGTAAGGTCTGCGCGGGCGAGGATAGCATCGGTGAGGGTAGCGCCAGACAGGTCTGTATTGGATAGATCTGCATTCGACAGATTAATGCCTGTGAGGGTGGCGCCGATCAGGTTAGCCTCGGAGAGATTGGCACGGACGAGATTGACATCGGATAGATTAGCCTCAGAGAGATTCGCCCGGGCCAGGTCGACACGGGCCAGATATGCACGGGATAGATTGGCACGGGAGATATTGGCACCTGAAAGGTCGGCCCCGGTTAAACGGGCATCATAGAGATTGGCCTCAGAGAGGTCTGCGCGAGTGAGGTTGGCACGGGACAGGTTGGCCCCGGCAAGGTTTGCCCCGGCAAGATCGGCCTCAGAGAGATCTGCGCCGGAGAGATCGGCACACTCACCACCTTCCTCTACCGTGAGCCACTGCTTGTGTTTCAGCAAAACATCTTTCAACTCTTCTTTCGTGATATTCATGATACTCCCTCATGTCTGTGTATGAACTGAGATACTACTAACGAATAAACCATTTATCAAATAAATTCCGCAAGAGGATCCTTCGTGCACACTTCCCCGTGGACCACCTTGTCTCACGCCCGTTCGTCGCTGAAGCTCCTCACTGGAGGCATAAAAGAGAGCATAGCGAGAAAGACAAAGACCTTCCCGCAAGCAAGCGGTGCCGTTGTTTTTTTGCATGTA encodes:
- a CDS encoding amidohydrolase, producing MQGDRILAVGSLDELKAVVGKQPYAVDQTFANQVIVPGLIAQHDHPFLTALTMMSEIIAIEDWVLPSGTVPAAKNMEEYHRRLKAAEAKLKDPNEVLVTWGYHQAFHGKLTRADLDKISTARPIIVWHRSCHEFIVNTRALETYGVDAAFIAGMTTSARAQSNIDEGHFWEQGLFGVAPRLLPAVATPDRFRRGLEFMVAYYHANGVTLGCEPGGILSKKIQDGVNAVLSAPSNPFRFYFIPDGKSLIAAYPRDTIAETVKVLNWGAGMTAMMPKQIKLFADGAIYSLAMQVREPYLDGHEGAWLMDPDVFARAFRLYWDGGYQIHIHVNGDRGIDMVLDNLELNMRRNPRHDHRTVVIHFAVSTRDQVERIKRLGAIVSGNPYYVTALADKYSEFGLGPERADHMVRMGDVERAGISFSYHSDMPMAPGQPLFLMHCGVNRVTMSGRVAGKDQRVSRQGALKAVTLDAAYSLGLEQKVGSIVPGKLANFTILGDNPVTCDAARIKDIPVWGTVHEGRVLPVKRPGQTQASLGPARDNESLAASLSAAHENHGDHTAGGCVCILNRLFGAAFASTYNAVSTR
- the katG gene encoding catalase/peroxidase HPI encodes the protein MDEERTGTPPRDMSGGGRTNRDWWPNQLNLDMLHQHSSRSNPMGEGFNYASEFKGLDLEAVKKDLRELMTRSQDWWPADFGHYGPLLIRMAWHSAGTYRVSDGRGGAGRGNQRFPPLNSWPDNVNLDKARRLLWPVKQKYGRKISWADLMILAGNVALESMGFKTFGFAGGREDIWEPEKDVYWGSETEWLGDKRYAGDRDLENPLAAVQMGLIYVNPEGPNGNPDPIAAARDIRETFARMAMNDEETVALIAGGHTFGKTHGAGDASLVGPEPEAAGIEEQGLGWKSSFGTGKGGDTITSGLEVTWTNTPTKWSNNFFRILFSFEWELTKSPAGAYQWTPKGGAGAGTVPHAHDPSKRIGPTMLTTDLSLRFDPVYEKISRRFYENPDQLADAFARAWFKLTHRDMGPRSRYLGPEVPAEELIWQDPIPAVDHKLIDEQDIASLKDKVLASGLSVSELVSTAWASASTFRGSDKRGGANGARIRLAPQKDWEANEPARLAKVLGTLEGIRAAFNSARNDGKKVSLADLIILAGCAGVERAAKNAGHEVTVPFTPGRMDASQEQTDAASFAVLEPKADGFRNYQKTRYAVSAAELLVDRAQLLTLTAPEMTVLVGGMRALNTNFGGSRHGVFTTRPEALTNDFFVNLLDMDTTWKTTEEDDNVFEGRDRASGALKWAGTRVDLIFGSNSQLRAVAEVYACDDAQEKFVQDFIAAWNKVMNLDRFDLS
- a CDS encoding pentapeptide repeat-containing protein, with amino-acid sequence MNITKEELKDVLLKHKQWLTVEEGGECADLSGADLSEADLAGANLAGANLSRANLTRADLSEANLYDARLTGADLSGANISRANLSRAYLARVDLARANLSEANLSDVNLVRANLSEANLIGATLTGINLSNADLSNTDLSGATLTDAILARADLTDAILARADLSRAYLARADLFEADLTLADLCEANLT
- a CDS encoding Fur family transcriptional regulator, whose amino-acid sequence is MTRESALRELREKGLKITPQRLAIIEVLAAMGNLHPRAAAVYREAKKMHKSLSLSTTYATLNQLSAHGIIKMLQFDTADNRCEANTEEHVNLICDGCGKIVDYEVSAPADPTEVEKRTGFSVTDTRLEYYGYCEECQKRGMGKG